The Nerophis ophidion isolate RoL-2023_Sa linkage group LG07, RoL_Noph_v1.0, whole genome shotgun sequence genome contains a region encoding:
- the LOC133556774 gene encoding uncharacterized protein C22orf15, which translates to MFVTVLFGESRMELFNINCQLIHFVHNLKERCGVDMKDCVDLMNRSGAVVNLESKPLSMELASSLLAERQHYVLVQVCRNDDDGSLKYVSLLQSVSPCHQEVKELLRRLCNPGLDGDKKVHGLRRGRAQKRVSTSQN; encoded by the exons ATGTTCGTCACGGTCCTGTTTGGAG agaGTAGGATGGAGCTGTTTAATATCAACTGCCAACTAATTCACTTTGTCCACAATTTGAAAGAGCGTTGCGGTGTGGATATGAAAG ATTGTGTGGACCTGATGAACCGCAGCGGGGCGGTAGTCAACCTGGAAAGCAAACCGCTCAGTATGGAGCTGGCAAGCAGCCTGCTGGCAGAGAGACAACACTATGTCCTGGTGCAAGTTTGTC GAAATGATGACGACGGAAGTCTGAAGTACGTGTCGCTGCTACAAAGCGTCAGCCCGTGCCATCAAGAAGTGAAAG AGCTCCTGAGAAGACTGTGCAACCCCGGCCTGGATGGAGACAAGAAAGTCCACGGCCTGAGGAGAGGACGCGCACAGAAGAGAGTTTCCACCAGTCAGAACTGA